A region of Natribaculum luteum DNA encodes the following proteins:
- a CDS encoding DUF7513 family protein, which translates to MSLLGKYLKGWRFRSDQPDLPVNEEVAVFVTERNSDGTGVAQIGDTTLYVEGVEAEHLEKRVLVHVTEYDPQEGVGRGEFREVVGESSYTT; encoded by the coding sequence ATGAGCCTCCTCGGGAAGTACCTGAAGGGATGGCGGTTCCGCAGTGACCAGCCCGACCTCCCAGTGAACGAAGAGGTCGCGGTGTTCGTCACCGAACGGAACAGCGACGGAACCGGCGTCGCACAGATCGGCGACACGACGCTGTACGTCGAAGGTGTCGAGGCAGAGCACCTCGAAAAACGCGTCCTCGTACACGTGACCGAGTACGATCCACAGGAGGGCGTCGGCCGCGGCGAGTTCCGCGAGGTCGTCGGCGAGAGTTCCTACACGACCTGA
- a CDS encoding MFS transporter — MVNREIVRRVLAPFAVDRRVLALAFARMADGVGNSFLIVVIPLYVASGVVGGVSFGLAESMIIGVILSLYGFLNSVFQPFTGRFSDRTGKRKAFILVGLGGLAVTNLAYVFAEAYLELVVIRGLQGVSVAFIVPTSIALVNELATTTDRGGNMGVYNTFRLVGFGAGPVAAGAVVNAGPYVLPVVDGVTVSGFDAAFYVAATTAVISYAMVTVLITDPEATQASAGDDLAIAVRDRTGSNLLDPVFTLGVATLFMATAIALFATIQPQINARLEQGATWFGLQFAAFVIAQVLLQTPIGRASDRYGRRPFIVVGMVLLIPTTLAQGFVTTSAAMFAARLAQGVAGAMVFAPSLALAGDLAGEGESGTKLSVLTMAFGFGIAFGPLTSGALVGYGFAVPFAFGAVLAVLGSVLVYTQVEETLDVASSAPSPGDD, encoded by the coding sequence ATAGTGAACCGTGAGATCGTTCGACGGGTACTCGCGCCCTTTGCCGTCGATCGGCGAGTGCTCGCGCTCGCGTTCGCGCGGATGGCCGACGGCGTCGGCAACTCGTTTCTGATCGTCGTTATCCCGCTGTACGTGGCGAGTGGCGTGGTCGGTGGCGTCTCCTTTGGACTCGCGGAGTCGATGATCATCGGCGTCATCCTCTCGCTGTACGGGTTCCTGAACAGCGTCTTCCAGCCGTTTACGGGGCGGTTTTCCGACAGGACGGGCAAGCGAAAGGCGTTCATCCTCGTCGGTCTCGGCGGGCTCGCCGTGACGAACCTGGCTTACGTCTTTGCCGAGGCGTACCTCGAGCTCGTCGTCATCCGCGGGTTACAGGGCGTCAGCGTCGCGTTCATCGTCCCGACGTCGATCGCGCTCGTGAACGAACTCGCGACCACGACCGACCGCGGCGGGAACATGGGCGTCTACAACACGTTTCGACTGGTCGGCTTCGGTGCCGGTCCGGTCGCTGCTGGCGCGGTGGTCAACGCCGGCCCCTACGTGCTCCCGGTCGTCGACGGCGTGACGGTCAGCGGCTTCGACGCCGCGTTCTACGTCGCAGCGACGACGGCCGTGATCAGCTACGCCATGGTCACGGTTTTGATCACCGACCCGGAGGCGACGCAAGCCAGTGCGGGTGACGACCTCGCGATCGCCGTCCGCGACCGGACGGGATCGAACCTGCTCGATCCGGTGTTCACCCTCGGCGTCGCCACGCTGTTTATGGCGACCGCGATCGCGCTGTTCGCGACGATCCAGCCCCAGATCAACGCCAGACTCGAGCAGGGGGCGACGTGGTTCGGGTTGCAGTTCGCGGCGTTCGTCATCGCCCAGGTGCTCTTGCAGACGCCGATCGGGCGAGCGAGCGACCGGTACGGACGACGGCCGTTCATCGTCGTCGGCATGGTCCTCCTGATTCCGACGACGCTCGCACAGGGGTTCGTCACGACCTCCGCGGCGATGTTCGCCGCGCGCCTGGCACAGGGAGTGGCGGGAGCGATGGTGTTCGCGCCGTCGCTCGCGCTGGCAGGCGACCTTGCGGGCGAGGGCGAGTCGGGAACGAAACTGTCGGTTCTCACGATGGCCTTCGGGTTCGGCATCGCGTTCGGGCCGCTCACCTCGGGGGCGCTCGTCGGCTACGGCTTCGCGGTCCCGTTCGCGTTCGGTGCCGTTCTCGCCGTCCTCGGCTCCGTACTCGTCTACACACAGGTCGAAGAGACCCTCGACGTGGCTTCGAGCGCGCCGTCCCCCGGCGACGACTGA
- a CDS encoding Na+/H+ antiporter NhaC family protein, which produces MSNANDRPGDEFTQVTGSEEPRIEFYGGRGMSALPILIFIAWAIFQTALLRIADEPGLVAGMLIGLIVGMFFVKGSWTTYASTIFEGMTQPVAVTAIVAWIWAGMFSTTLQAGGFVSGLVWLADVLGIGATLFPAATFLLAGLLATGIGTGYGTTVAFVILFFPAGILLGANPVLLFGAILSGAIFGDNLAPVSDTTIVSAVTQDSDIGGVVASRFKYAVVAAVLALVAYVVASASMPGLDVTGDQAEILVEESNPIGLVHLLSMAVVIGTAVAGRHIIEAISWGIVVAFVLNVALGLAPISSMVVFRAPADAPLADALAGLPIIEIVTETSDLSVGVGGSIYSGAQGFFALSILVLFIIAAAQIMIRGGAFQAALDWSLENVATNVRNAELTMVGSSILINAAITINTAAEVAIAPYIAKVGERFNINGYRRANILDANTSALGYIFPWSGGVLVGFSAMSDLPDEYEWFTEAMVVNPADVFPYVFHGWLLVAVFLLAALTGFGREYVIDRQSEEVARV; this is translated from the coding sequence ATGAGCAACGCTAACGATAGACCCGGCGACGAATTCACGCAGGTGACCGGTTCGGAGGAGCCACGGATCGAGTTCTACGGTGGACGTGGGATGAGTGCGCTCCCGATCCTGATCTTCATCGCGTGGGCGATCTTCCAGACGGCGCTGTTGCGCATCGCCGACGAACCCGGCCTCGTCGCCGGCATGCTGATCGGATTGATCGTGGGAATGTTCTTCGTGAAAGGGAGCTGGACGACCTACGCGAGTACGATCTTCGAGGGGATGACCCAGCCGGTCGCCGTGACGGCGATCGTCGCCTGGATCTGGGCGGGGATGTTCTCTACGACCCTCCAGGCGGGAGGCTTCGTCAGCGGCCTGGTGTGGCTCGCAGACGTGCTCGGAATCGGCGCGACCCTGTTTCCCGCCGCGACGTTCCTGCTTGCGGGACTGCTCGCGACCGGTATCGGCACCGGCTACGGGACGACGGTCGCGTTCGTCATCCTGTTTTTCCCGGCCGGGATACTGCTCGGCGCGAATCCCGTCTTGCTGTTCGGCGCGATCCTCTCCGGTGCGATCTTCGGTGACAACCTCGCGCCCGTCAGCGACACGACGATCGTGAGCGCGGTCACGCAAGACTCGGACATCGGCGGTGTCGTCGCCTCGCGGTTCAAGTACGCCGTCGTCGCCGCGGTACTCGCGCTGGTCGCCTACGTCGTCGCGAGCGCGTCGATGCCCGGCCTCGACGTCACTGGCGATCAGGCCGAGATCCTCGTCGAGGAGAGCAACCCAATCGGCCTCGTTCACCTCCTCTCGATGGCCGTCGTCATCGGAACGGCAGTGGCGGGGCGACACATCATCGAGGCGATCTCCTGGGGAATCGTCGTCGCGTTCGTGCTCAACGTCGCCCTCGGCCTCGCGCCGATCTCGAGTATGGTCGTCTTCCGCGCCCCCGCGGACGCACCGCTCGCCGACGCCCTCGCCGGTCTGCCAATCATCGAAATCGTCACGGAAACGAGTGACCTCAGCGTCGGCGTCGGCGGTAGCATCTACTCCGGCGCGCAAGGCTTTTTCGCGCTGAGCATCCTCGTGCTGTTCATCATCGCCGCCGCCCAGATCATGATCCGCGGCGGGGCGTTCCAGGCGGCACTCGACTGGTCGCTCGAGAACGTCGCGACGAACGTTCGCAACGCCGAGTTGACGATGGTCGGGTCGTCGATCCTCATCAACGCCGCGATCACGATCAACACCGCCGCGGAGGTCGCCATCGCGCCCTACATCGCCAAAGTGGGCGAGCGGTTCAACATCAACGGCTACCGACGCGCGAACATCCTGGACGCCAACACGTCCGCACTCGGTTACATTTTCCCCTGGTCCGGGGGCGTTCTCGTGGGCTTTTCCGCGATGAGCGACCTCCCGGACGAGTACGAGTGGTTCACGGAGGCGATGGTCGTCAACCCGGCAGACGTCTTCCCGTACGTCTTCCACGGCTGGCTGCTCGTGGCCGTGTTCCTCCTCGCGGCGCTGACCGGCTTCGGTCGCGAGTACGTCATCGACCGCCAGTCCGAGGAGGTGGCGCGCGTATGA
- a CDS encoding DUF5797 family protein: MTLSDEAKERLADVVELQPTKNAELQERWDMESGSEVHQYLENELGEYYFRDDNSLIRATAEAADLVDVEPGVETVDDEGPPSRVRVPKLHAQIVDVLAAPDEESESVVSVLHKLRDAFDVDPSTDEVRSGLQSLRRKGVVEVEYRTVPTFRLAVSRDDLEVSVSE; encoded by the coding sequence ATGACGCTCTCCGACGAGGCCAAAGAGCGACTGGCGGACGTCGTAGAACTGCAACCGACGAAAAACGCCGAACTCCAGGAACGGTGGGACATGGAAAGCGGCAGCGAGGTCCACCAGTACCTCGAGAACGAACTCGGAGAGTACTACTTTCGCGACGACAACAGCCTGATCCGCGCGACGGCGGAGGCCGCAGACCTCGTCGACGTCGAACCCGGCGTCGAGACCGTCGACGACGAGGGCCCGCCGTCTCGCGTTCGCGTCCCGAAACTTCACGCCCAGATCGTCGACGTGCTCGCCGCCCCCGACGAGGAAAGCGAGAGCGTCGTCTCCGTCCTCCACAAGTTGCGCGACGCGTTCGACGTCGATCCGTCGACCGACGAGGTCCGTTCGGGACTCCAGAGTCTCCGCCGAAAGGGCGTCGTCGAGGTGGAGTACCGGACCGTCCCGACGTTCCGCCTCGCCGTCTCCCGCGACGACCTCGAGGTCTCTGTCTCCGAGTGA
- a CDS encoding bis(5'-nucleosyl)-tetraphosphatase, which translates to MAVEATSAGAILFRDTRGRREYLLLKSRPGDWEFPKGGVEGDEELQQTAIREVKEEAGIEQFRLIDGFRKDYDYVFEANGKTIHKTVHLFIAKSYEASAELSNEHRDLQWRDYEQAINTVTQDGPREILEDAHEFLDDLEEDDDL; encoded by the coding sequence ATGGCAGTCGAAGCTACGAGCGCAGGCGCGATCCTCTTCCGCGACACGCGGGGCCGGCGCGAGTATCTTCTACTCAAGAGCCGCCCGGGCGACTGGGAGTTTCCGAAGGGCGGTGTCGAAGGAGACGAAGAGCTACAACAGACGGCGATCCGCGAAGTAAAGGAAGAGGCAGGTATCGAGCAGTTTCGACTCATCGACGGCTTTCGCAAGGACTACGACTACGTCTTCGAGGCGAACGGCAAGACCATCCACAAGACCGTTCACCTCTTTATCGCGAAATCCTACGAGGCGAGTGCGGAACTTTCGAACGAACATCGCGACCTACAGTGGCGCGACTACGAACAGGCGATAAACACCGTCACCCAGGACGGCCCCCGCGAGATCCTAGAGGACGCCCACGAGTTCCTCGACGACCTCGAGGAGGACGACGACCTCTAG
- a CDS encoding geranylgeranyl reductase family protein has product MSTQEQSADAARATQSPDAVVVGAGTAGCYAAATIARAGYDVIVLERKTEEEAGHIACGDALKGADAFPEAIPKEKLEPAFTNTGVDHGRFEIPQEDTVLEIPIPGELAVIDRWKYGRLIIEGASEAGAEFHYDTVVQDVLQDGDGRVTGVTATRNGQPRTYEADVVIDGAGSLSLLQDKVDFSSSTFDTNVNYSQFCSAYREIVHVEEPVEWSDALVFKPTERAAGYLWYFPRTDTEINAGLGFQMTEEPMKLVEDLKRDLRDREEFSGARVEDKLGAALPTRRPYDSAVHPGFVAVGDAAGHVNPTTGGGIAGAAYAGKYAADQVIEALESGDVSEETLWRYNERVMDHYGARYAALDVYNILSTAVDVDDLMGLLAAMPGDKLAEALYSGSTNIGWKLKLEALLKSRGHWGTIWNLYQTKRRADEILAHYERYPSSPDGLADWQRERDDLMEGVYETTGADPKY; this is encoded by the coding sequence ATGAGTACCCAGGAACAGTCCGCCGACGCCGCGAGGGCGACCCAGTCGCCGGATGCGGTCGTCGTCGGCGCGGGGACCGCCGGCTGTTACGCCGCGGCGACGATCGCTCGAGCCGGCTACGACGTCATCGTCCTCGAGCGAAAGACGGAGGAGGAAGCGGGACACATCGCCTGTGGCGACGCCCTGAAGGGGGCCGACGCCTTCCCCGAGGCGATCCCCAAGGAGAAACTCGAGCCCGCGTTTACGAACACCGGCGTCGACCACGGCCGCTTCGAGATTCCACAGGAGGACACCGTCCTCGAGATCCCGATTCCGGGAGAACTCGCGGTCATCGACCGCTGGAAGTACGGACGACTGATCATCGAGGGTGCGAGCGAAGCGGGCGCAGAGTTTCACTACGACACCGTCGTCCAGGACGTCCTCCAGGACGGCGACGGTCGAGTGACGGGCGTGACGGCGACCCGGAACGGCCAGCCCCGAACTTACGAGGCCGACGTCGTGATCGACGGGGCGGGCTCGCTCTCGCTGTTGCAGGACAAGGTCGACTTCTCCTCGTCGACGTTCGACACGAACGTCAACTACTCGCAGTTCTGTTCGGCCTACCGGGAGATCGTCCACGTCGAGGAGCCGGTCGAGTGGTCCGACGCACTGGTGTTCAAGCCGACCGAACGCGCGGCGGGCTACCTCTGGTACTTCCCGCGTACCGACACCGAGATAAACGCCGGCCTCGGCTTCCAGATGACCGAGGAGCCGATGAAACTCGTCGAAGACCTGAAACGCGACCTCCGCGACCGCGAGGAGTTTTCTGGCGCGCGCGTGGAGGACAAACTCGGCGCGGCCCTCCCCACCCGCCGGCCGTACGACTCCGCCGTCCACCCCGGGTTCGTGGCCGTCGGCGACGCGGCAGGACACGTCAACCCGACCACCGGCGGCGGCATCGCGGGCGCGGCGTACGCCGGCAAGTACGCAGCCGACCAGGTGATCGAGGCCCTCGAGTCCGGCGACGTCAGCGAGGAGACCCTCTGGCGGTACAACGAGCGCGTGATGGACCACTACGGCGCACGCTACGCCGCGCTGGACGTCTACAACATCCTCTCGACGGCCGTCGACGTCGACGACCTGATGGGGCTGCTCGCGGCGATGCCCGGCGACAAACTCGCCGAGGCGCTCTACTCCGGCAGCACGAACATCGGCTGGAAGCTCAAACTCGAGGCCCTGCTCAAGAGCCGCGGCCACTGGGGAACGATCTGGAACCTCTACCAGACGAAGCGCCGCGCCGACGAGATCCTCGCCCACTACGAGCGCTACCCCTCGAGTCCGGACGGGCTCGCCGACTGGCAACGCGAGCGCGACGATCTGATGGAAGGGGTCTACGAGACGACGGGGGCCGATCCCAAGTATTAG
- a CDS encoding DUF4013 domain-containing protein: protein MLEDGLSYPARGDWIGRILIGGVLGFFSFLFVPLFFLLGYFVRVLETSIEGADEPPAFDDWGELFVTGLVAFVITFAYSIVPVVVYSVVVFGLIGAGGAIGGDGGGLLAGLGFLSMLAFLPLLLLIYYIVPAALANYARRGTLGAGFDVDAIKPVVLSVDYLIAVLLPLVVAFVVWIVVGILFATIVGALVVPFVQFYAQVAIFRMFGLAFAEVQGSESTGTGPAAPSV, encoded by the coding sequence ATGCTAGAGGATGGATTGTCGTACCCAGCTCGCGGTGATTGGATCGGTCGGATACTCATCGGTGGCGTACTCGGGTTCTTCTCGTTTCTCTTCGTTCCCCTGTTTTTCCTGCTGGGGTACTTCGTCCGCGTCCTCGAGACGTCGATCGAGGGTGCGGACGAACCGCCAGCGTTCGACGACTGGGGCGAGTTGTTCGTCACGGGACTCGTCGCGTTCGTGATCACGTTCGCGTACTCGATCGTCCCGGTCGTCGTCTACTCGGTCGTCGTCTTCGGCCTGATCGGTGCCGGGGGCGCGATCGGCGGCGACGGCGGCGGGTTGCTGGCCGGCCTCGGATTTCTGTCGATGCTGGCGTTTCTCCCGCTGCTGTTGCTTATCTACTACATCGTTCCGGCAGCGCTCGCGAACTACGCCCGTCGCGGGACACTCGGTGCCGGATTCGACGTCGATGCGATCAAGCCCGTCGTCCTGAGCGTCGACTACCTGATCGCGGTGCTCCTGCCGCTGGTCGTCGCGTTCGTCGTCTGGATCGTCGTCGGCATCCTCTTTGCCACGATCGTCGGTGCCCTGGTCGTGCCGTTCGTCCAGTTCTACGCGCAGGTCGCGATCTTCCGGATGTTCGGGCTCGCATTCGCCGAGGTCCAGGGAAGCGAGTCGACCGGGACCGGCCCCGCCGCGCCGTCGGTCTGA
- a CDS encoding DUF5787 family protein yields MTFDAEFVFELRTCRWAERTWPPEATTDETILVARQLGTKRRRWDTIVLECDPDGLRNRARFGRKRLDGDLLDVIRHAPEEWGYYRDVLPDPGYPWRYVRESIHEADERGILETRRNGNRIEIRRKWAYPDWLRRIVAIENKPDLDASAARVLGDQLEYDVAMGLADEAWVATRATGERVEPALFEDLPVEVGIVALDPETLEADVAWYPRALAVEKPGTRILERPSGGERDDSAARFEYVDPDGKATTRLEIAERAYERGFRSFVDTMRPDCRWFELRSRDQFLPFCAATGRCQTAAECSGSCPSFEPEPPAWRQRGWPIEGGPGKRCRTLLAERRRRRRPEL; encoded by the coding sequence GTGACGTTCGACGCCGAGTTCGTCTTCGAACTCCGAACCTGCAGGTGGGCAGAACGGACGTGGCCACCGGAGGCGACGACCGACGAGACGATCCTCGTCGCCCGCCAGCTCGGCACGAAGCGGCGACGCTGGGACACGATCGTCCTCGAGTGCGATCCCGACGGCCTCCGGAACCGGGCACGATTCGGCCGGAAGCGTCTCGACGGCGACCTCCTCGACGTGATCCGCCACGCACCCGAGGAGTGGGGCTACTACCGCGACGTCCTCCCAGATCCCGGCTACCCGTGGCGATACGTCCGCGAGTCGATCCACGAGGCCGACGAGCGGGGCATCCTCGAGACGCGCCGGAACGGCAACCGCATCGAGATCCGCCGGAAGTGGGCCTACCCCGACTGGCTTCGTCGAATCGTCGCCATCGAGAACAAGCCCGACCTCGACGCCAGCGCCGCCCGCGTCCTCGGCGACCAGCTCGAGTACGACGTCGCGATGGGGCTGGCAGACGAGGCCTGGGTCGCGACGCGCGCGACCGGCGAGCGCGTCGAACCGGCGCTGTTCGAAGACCTCCCGGTCGAGGTCGGCATCGTGGCGCTCGACCCGGAGACGCTCGAGGCCGACGTGGCGTGGTATCCCCGGGCGCTCGCGGTCGAGAAACCGGGAACGCGAATCCTCGAGCGGCCGTCCGGTGGCGAACGCGACGACTCGGCCGCCCGCTTCGAGTACGTCGACCCCGACGGGAAGGCGACGACGCGACTCGAGATCGCAGAACGGGCCTACGAACGCGGCTTTCGGTCGTTCGTCGACACGATGCGCCCGGACTGTCGATGGTTCGAACTCCGCAGTCGGGACCAGTTCCTCCCGTTCTGTGCGGCCACGGGGCGGTGTCAGACGGCCGCGGAGTGTTCGGGGTCGTGTCCGTCGTTCGAACCCGAGCCGCCGGCCTGGCGACAGCGTGGCTGGCCGATCGAGGGCGGGCCGGGAAAACGGTGTCGGACGCTGCTCGCGGAGCGGCGACGGCGACGACGGCCCGAGTTGTAG
- a CDS encoding uS10/mL48 family ribosomal protein has product MTFVTRLTLQSGDRAALEGIVEDIKSTAERKGAELKGPHSNPPQKLSAPQHRRLHADDERMFPSWNYTVFTRELEIHGHDEFARNAAAREFPDSIHVEVEIEQIHGMGRRN; this is encoded by the coding sequence ATGACCTTCGTCACCCGTCTCACGCTTCAAAGCGGCGACAGAGCCGCACTCGAGGGGATCGTCGAGGACATCAAATCGACCGCCGAGCGCAAGGGCGCGGAACTGAAAGGCCCCCACTCCAATCCACCCCAGAAACTCAGCGCACCCCAGCACCGACGGCTCCACGCCGACGACGAACGGATGTTCCCCTCGTGGAACTACACCGTCTTTACGCGAGAACTCGAGATCCACGGCCACGACGAGTTCGCGCGCAACGCCGCCGCGCGGGAGTTTCCCGACTCGATACACGTCGAGGTCGAGATCGAACAGATCCACGGAATGGGGCGACGAAACTAA
- a CDS encoding amidohydrolase: MSQQATDDRLIDLRRELHRKPEPAWREFYTTARIVAALEDLDFDLDELYVGREAIAGDHRMGVPDEAELEEWYERARDAGADEAVLEKLEGGYTGAVAVLDRGEGPTVGLRVDVDALPLEESADSEHRPAAEGFRSEHEGAMHACGHDAHATIGIGVLEAVQESDFSGTLKVFFQPAEEIVGGGKSMAKSEHIEDVDYLLATHVGLDHPTGEIVAGIDGFLAVSHLEATFTGESSHAGARPEEGRNAIQALATAVQNLYAIPRHADGATRVNAGVVEGGTAANIVAEEARVVAEVRGETTELMEYTNEHARRILRSAAEMHDCEVEIETGAEAPSARSDDALVSIVGDVAREVDGVDRILERDDLGGSEDATYLMQTVQEHGGLACYVGVGTDHPGGHHTSTFDVDEESIRHGVETLAETIERIGHEHP; this comes from the coding sequence ATGAGTCAGCAGGCCACGGACGACCGACTGATCGACCTTCGACGCGAACTCCACCGGAAACCGGAGCCCGCCTGGCGGGAGTTCTACACCACCGCGCGAATCGTCGCGGCCCTCGAGGACCTCGATTTCGACCTCGACGAACTGTACGTCGGCCGCGAGGCCATCGCGGGCGACCATCGCATGGGCGTTCCGGACGAGGCAGAACTCGAGGAGTGGTACGAACGCGCCCGCGATGCGGGTGCAGACGAGGCCGTCCTCGAGAAACTCGAGGGCGGATACACGGGTGCCGTCGCGGTCCTCGACCGCGGCGAGGGACCGACCGTCGGCCTCCGTGTCGACGTCGACGCCCTGCCGCTCGAGGAGTCGGCGGATTCCGAACACCGCCCCGCCGCCGAAGGCTTTCGCTCGGAACACGAGGGCGCGATGCACGCCTGCGGTCACGACGCCCACGCGACGATCGGGATCGGCGTCCTCGAGGCCGTCCAGGAGAGCGACTTCTCGGGTACGCTGAAGGTCTTCTTCCAGCCCGCAGAGGAGATCGTCGGCGGCGGCAAGTCGATGGCGAAAAGCGAGCACATCGAGGACGTCGACTACCTGCTCGCGACCCACGTCGGCCTCGATCACCCCACGGGTGAGATCGTCGCCGGCATCGACGGCTTCCTCGCGGTGAGCCACCTCGAGGCGACGTTCACGGGCGAATCCTCTCACGCCGGCGCGCGCCCGGAGGAGGGACGAAACGCGATCCAGGCGCTCGCGACGGCCGTCCAGAACCTCTATGCGATCCCCCGGCACGCGGACGGCGCGACCCGGGTCAATGCGGGCGTCGTCGAGGGTGGTACCGCGGCCAACATCGTCGCCGAGGAGGCACGCGTCGTCGCCGAAGTGCGCGGCGAGACGACCGAACTGATGGAGTACACGAACGAGCACGCCCGCAGGATCCTCCGGTCGGCGGCGGAGATGCACGACTGCGAGGTCGAGATCGAGACCGGCGCGGAAGCGCCGAGCGCGCGCAGCGACGACGCGCTCGTCTCGATCGTCGGCGACGTCGCCCGCGAGGTCGACGGCGTCGACCGGATCCTCGAGCGCGACGACCTCGGCGGGAGCGAGGACGCTACGTACCTCATGCAGACGGTCCAGGAACACGGTGGCCTCGCCTGCTACGTCGGCGTCGGCACTGACCACCCCGGCGGCCACCACACCTCGACGTTCGACGTCGACGAGGAGAGCATCCGACACGGCGTCGAGACGCTCGCTGAGACGATCGAACGGATCGGTCACGAGCATCCCTGA
- a CDS encoding M48 family metallopeptidase produces the protein MTSVRTRASLLVRTVVAAACCLVLSSAVIGAALLLVAVPVYAGIHYGVAALSSPEYLPDAVSGLAGEALAVTLVVAVAVPCLAIVELSLRTVRTARERSAPAGALAQGTVELASYVLLLSSLLIALATLPFLRSALPETVFALLVLLAFFYLLTAGYVWSAHEWLRSRDDVDDERTAGGNWLVVGVFAVGYLSVAYWPGFALLVVAALCWLVVGSILAPDHVDRMRDAVEHRAAESAEEVPVDPDDVYGITDEVRRVRARLERTVGRHPAIPATVAVLVAAGCSYWAATLASAETIAVSLAAVSAVAFVGIHVGGAIRAEFAADTAILRNLEGQFDLETLAHGESTRQVVGVAGSSSDRSAVDDASAHASLQSIVTRIAGQADLPAPEIRVLEHETPVALTVGYRPAGSTLVCSRGLVETLSERELEAVAAHELAHVANRDAAVLTALSAPGAVAKLARSRYGYNPVVEPLSMLVRAASQWYVFLVSRGREYAADDGAVAITGDPAALASALETLDRDLEARPTTDLRDRGTAAAFSIVPPPWEEHRFFDRTRRFVARTVFGTHPPTEKRVERLRSYVG, from the coding sequence GTGACGTCGGTCCGTACCCGCGCCAGCCTCCTCGTCCGGACGGTCGTCGCCGCCGCCTGCTGTCTCGTGCTCTCGAGTGCCGTCATCGGCGCGGCCCTCCTGCTCGTCGCCGTCCCCGTCTACGCGGGCATTCACTACGGCGTGGCGGCACTTTCGTCACCAGAGTATCTCCCCGATGCCGTCTCCGGACTCGCCGGCGAAGCGCTCGCCGTCACGCTCGTCGTCGCCGTTGCCGTTCCCTGTCTGGCGATCGTCGAACTGTCGCTTCGGACCGTCCGGACGGCTCGCGAACGCTCGGCACCGGCGGGTGCGCTCGCCCAGGGCACCGTGGAACTCGCCTCGTACGTACTGTTGCTCTCGTCGCTGCTGATCGCGCTGGCCACGTTACCGTTCTTGCGCTCGGCACTTCCCGAGACGGTGTTTGCACTCCTCGTCTTGCTCGCGTTTTTCTACCTGCTGACGGCCGGCTACGTCTGGTCCGCTCACGAGTGGCTCCGCTCGAGAGACGACGTCGACGACGAGCGCACGGCCGGCGGCAACTGGCTCGTCGTGGGCGTCTTCGCCGTCGGCTACCTCAGCGTCGCCTACTGGCCCGGGTTCGCCCTCCTCGTCGTGGCCGCGCTCTGCTGGCTCGTCGTTGGTTCGATCCTCGCTCCCGACCACGTCGATCGAATGCGAGACGCCGTCGAGCACCGCGCCGCCGAAAGCGCCGAGGAGGTGCCCGTCGATCCCGACGACGTCTACGGCATCACGGATGAGGTCCGGCGTGTTCGCGCCCGGCTCGAGCGGACCGTGGGCCGTCATCCAGCCATCCCGGCGACCGTCGCCGTACTCGTTGCGGCTGGATGCAGCTACTGGGCAGCGACCCTCGCATCCGCCGAGACGATCGCCGTCTCGCTTGCCGCCGTAAGTGCCGTCGCGTTCGTGGGCATCCACGTCGGCGGTGCGATTCGCGCGGAGTTCGCTGCCGACACCGCCATCCTCCGGAACCTCGAGGGACAGTTCGACCTCGAGACCCTCGCGCACGGCGAATCGACGAGACAGGTCGTCGGAGTCGCAGGCTCGAGTTCCGACCGCTCGGCCGTCGACGACGCCTCGGCTCACGCCTCTCTCCAGTCGATCGTCACTCGTATCGCTGGACAGGCCGACCTCCCGGCACCCGAGATAAGAGTGCTCGAGCACGAGACTCCCGTCGCACTGACGGTGGGCTATCGCCCCGCTGGATCGACGCTCGTCTGCTCTCGAGGACTGGTCGAGACGCTCTCCGAGCGCGAACTCGAGGCCGTGGCCGCACACGAACTTGCCCACGTCGCCAACCGGGATGCCGCGGTGCTGACGGCGCTGTCTGCGCCCGGTGCCGTCGCGAAACTCGCCCGCAGCCGGTACGGCTACAACCCCGTCGTCGAGCCCCTCTCGATGCTGGTCCGAGCCGCGAGCCAGTGGTACGTCTTCCTCGTCTCGCGGGGCCGGGAGTACGCTGCCGACGACGGGGCCGTCGCGATCACCGGCGACCCCGCAGCGCTGGCGAGCGCCCTCGAGACGCTCGATCGCGACCTCGAGGCTCGCCCGACGACGGACCTGCGCGACCGTGGGACCGCGGCTGCGTTCTCGATCGTGCCGCCGCCGTGGGAGGAACACCGCTTTTTCGATCGCACGCGTCGGTTCGTCGCACGCACGGTTTTCGGGACACATCCACCGACCGAGAAGCGCGTCGAACGGCTCCGGTCGTACGTCGGGTGA